A window of the Chloroflexus sp. Y-396-1 genome harbors these coding sequences:
- a CDS encoding ABC transporter substrate-binding protein has translation MNRLIKLLLVLTVLALGLSACGQTTTQQTQPTPQTVRETVTVRETVVVPAEKITVRLSGWASSPAETALLESLLYKFSVENPDILVKYEPITGDYKQVLLTSIASGTEPDIFYVDIFWWLELAANNALLPLDDLMATSGVSRDDFIPALIDAFTYEGKTYGIPKDFNTLGMFYNKALFDKAGLAYPTDDWTWDDLRAAAEKLTDLSDPNRPVYGFCTPPDPGRFPVFVFQNGGMVMKDDYSDTMLDSEAAVKAAEFYTSFRTAKIGALPSDLGEGWQGTLFGKGQCAMVYEGGWLIPYLRDQFPNTQYGVVMPPAGPGGEGNLIFTVAWGISANTKNPDAAWKVVNFLTSEASQKTVLESGFALPSRKSLQNSDYLKNNPNSAAIFNGSFFGARPFFWGAVGSDVNDQMAKALERIFKENQPVPDAMKQAADSIRKALR, from the coding sequence ATGAATCGCCTGATCAAGCTCCTACTCGTTCTGACTGTGCTGGCGCTGGGTTTGAGCGCCTGTGGCCAGACCACCACTCAACAGACTCAACCGACGCCGCAGACGGTGCGTGAAACAGTCACGGTGCGCGAGACAGTGGTCGTGCCAGCAGAAAAGATTACAGTACGTTTGTCAGGATGGGCGTCCAGTCCGGCTGAGACAGCTCTGCTCGAATCGCTGCTGTACAAGTTCTCGGTAGAAAATCCCGATATTTTGGTCAAGTATGAGCCGATTACCGGCGATTACAAGCAGGTGCTCCTGACATCGATTGCCTCGGGCACCGAGCCTGACATCTTCTACGTTGATATTTTCTGGTGGCTCGAGTTGGCGGCGAACAATGCGCTGCTCCCGCTCGATGATCTGATGGCGACTAGTGGTGTCTCGCGTGACGACTTCATCCCGGCGCTGATCGATGCTTTTACCTACGAAGGCAAGACCTACGGTATTCCAAAGGACTTCAACACGCTTGGTATGTTCTACAACAAAGCATTGTTTGACAAGGCTGGTCTTGCCTATCCAACCGACGATTGGACATGGGATGATCTGCGGGCGGCTGCCGAAAAGCTGACCGACCTCAGCGATCCCAATCGTCCGGTCTACGGTTTCTGCACACCGCCTGATCCAGGTCGGTTCCCGGTCTTTGTCTTCCAAAATGGCGGGATGGTGATGAAGGATGACTATAGCGACACGATGCTCGATAGTGAAGCAGCGGTGAAGGCCGCCGAGTTCTACACCTCGTTCCGCACTGCCAAGATTGGCGCGTTGCCTTCAGATCTCGGCGAAGGCTGGCAGGGCACCCTCTTCGGCAAAGGTCAGTGTGCAATGGTGTACGAAGGTGGCTGGTTGATCCCCTATCTGCGCGATCAATTCCCGAACACGCAGTACGGTGTGGTGATGCCGCCGGCCGGGCCGGGTGGTGAAGGTAACCTGATCTTTACCGTCGCCTGGGGTATCTCGGCCAATACCAAGAATCCAGACGCCGCGTGGAAGGTGGTGAACTTCCTGACCAGCGAAGCCAGCCAGAAGACGGTGTTGGAAAGTGGATTTGCGCTACCATCGCGGAAATCGTTGCAGAACAGTGACTATCTGAAGAACAATCCTAACTCGGCAGCGATCTTCAACGGTTCCTTCTTCGGTGCGCGTCCGTTCTTCTGGGGCGCTGTCGGTTCCGATGTCAACGATCAAATGGCGAAAGCCCTGGAGCGCATCTTCAAGGAAAACCAGCCGGTACCAGATGCGATGAAGCAAGCGGCGGATTCAATTCGGAAGGCATTACGGTAG